In one window of Juglans regia cultivar Chandler chromosome 3, Walnut 2.0, whole genome shotgun sequence DNA:
- the LOC108985719 gene encoding 1-(5-phosphoribosyl)-5-[(5-phosphoribosylamino)methylideneamino] imidazole-4-carboxamide isomerase, chloroplastic-like → MAQSLHTTSTRDLSSLQPLASFYSQNRRRIVNAIPSPFSSFSRLSTRCAVRFRPCIDIHKGKVKQIVGSTLLDSKEDGSILVTNFESDKSAAVFANLYKEDGLAGGHVIMLGADPLSKSAAIEALRAYPGGLQVGGGINSENSLSYIQEGACHVIVTSYVFSNGQMDLERLKDLVRVVGKQRLVLDLSCRGKEGKYAIVTDRWQKFTDVYLDGKILEFLASYADEFLVHGVDVEGKKLGIDDELVALLGKQSPIPVTYAGGVTGMADLERIKEAGMGRVDVTVGSALDIFGGNLAYKDVVAWHSQQEAFTV, encoded by the exons ATGGCTCAAAGCCTCCATACAACTTCAACACGCGACTTGAGCTCGCTCCAACCTTTAGCCTCTTTCTATAGCCAGAACAGACGAAGAATCGTCAATGCTATTCCTTCTCCATTTTCCA GTTTTTCACGGTTGTCCACTAGGTGTGCTGTTCGTTTCCGGCCTTGCATTGATATACACAAG GGGAAAGTGAAACAGATTGTTGGGTCAACCCTTCTGGATTCTAAGGAGGATGGGTCGATTCTCGTGACCAATTTTGAATCAGATAAGTCAGCCGCTGTGTTTGCGAATTTATACAAAGAAGATGGACTTGCAGGTGGTCATGTCATCATGCTTGGAGCAGATCCTTTGAGTAAAAGTGCAGCCATCGAAGCATTGCGTGCTTATCCTG GCGGTTTGCAAGTTGGAGGCGGGATCAATTCTGAAAATTCTTTGAGTTACATACAGGAAGGAGCTTGCCATGTCATTGTCACATCA TATGTATTCAGCAATGGACAAATGGATCTTGAAAGGCTTAAAGACCTTGTTCGTGTTGTTGGAAAGCAGAGGCTTGTCTTGGACCTTAGCTGCAGAGGGAAG GAAGGCAAATATGCAATTGTGACTGATAGATGGCAGAAGTTTACTGATGTATATCTTGATGGCAAAATACTGGAGTTTCTAGCCAGCTATGCAGACGAGTTTCTGGTCCATGGTGTTGATGTTGAAGGGAAAAA GCTGGGAATTGATGATGAACTTGTGGCATTGCTTGGGAAGCAATCACCG ATTCCAGTGACTTATGCTGGTGGTGTGACCGGAATGGCTGATCTCGAAAGGATTAAGGAGGCAGGGATGGGACGTGTGGATGTTACCGTGGGCAGCGCTTTGGATATATTTGGGGGCAACTTGGCTTACAAAGACGTTGTTGCTTGGCATTCCCAGCAGGAGGCTTTTACAGTTTAG
- the LOC108985720 gene encoding heme-binding-like protein At3g10130, chloroplastic isoform X2 — MLLCYPSSVFTIHGTSISTPRNSKRSRSIITNSTATDRATAPPRRRPMSAFEARVSLVLALASQASALSQRLVVDTATEAVKYVFPKRFESRNLEEALMAVPDLETVNFTVLSRTEQYEIREVEPYFIAETTMPGKTGFDFNGASRSFNVLAEYLFGKNTTKEKMEMTTPVLTRKDQSVGEKMEMTTPVITKRLEDQDKWQMSFVMPSKYGANLPVPKDPSVRVEEVPRKIIAVLAFSGFVTDEEVKRRESKLREALKSDRQFQIKEGASVEIAQYNPPFTLPFQRRNEIALEVERKEN, encoded by the exons atgctccTCTGCTACCCTTCTTCAGTTTTTACTATACATGGAACCTCAATTTCCACTCCAAGGAATTCCAAAAGATCTCGCTCTATCATAACCAACTCCACGGCCACCGACCGGGCCACGGCTCCACCGCGGCGGAGACCTATGTCCGCCTTCGAAGCCCGAGTCTCTCTGGTCCTCGCTCTCGCTTCCCAAGCCTCCGCTCTCTCCCAGAGAC TCGTAGTCGATACGGCGACCGAAGCTGTGAAATACGTGTTCCCGAAAAGGTTCGAGAGTCGGAATCTCGAGGAGGCTCTAATGGCAG TCCCGGACCTAGAGACGGTGAACTTCACTGTTTTGAGCAGGACAGAACAGTACGAGATAAGGGAAGTTGAG CCTTATTTTATAGCGGAGACAACAATGCCTGGGAAGACTGGATTTGACTTCAATGGAGCGTCTCGATCATTCAACGTATTGGCCGAGTACCTGTTTGGTAAG AATACGACCAAGGAGAAAATGGAGATGACTACACCTGTTTTAACGCGAAAGGACCAATCTGTTGGGGAGAAAATGGAGATGACAACTCCAGTGATAACAAAGAGG CTGGAAGATCAAGATAAGTGGCAGATGTCTTTTGTCATGCCCTCAAAGTATGGTGCCAACTTGCCAGTGCCTAAAGATCCATCCGTGAGGGTCGAAGAAGTTCCAAGGAAAATTATTGCAGTTCTTGCCTTTTCAG gCTTTGTGACCGATGAAGAAGTTAAACGGAGGGAGTCAAAGTTAAGAGAAGCTCTGAAAAGTGATAGACAGTTTCAAATAAAAGAGGGTGCTTCAGTGGAAATTGCACAG TATAATCCACCATTTACGCTTCCATTTCAACGCCGCAACGAGATTGCACTGGAAgtagaaaggaaagaaaattag
- the LOC108985720 gene encoding heme-binding-like protein At3g10130, chloroplastic isoform X1: MLLCYPSSVFTIHGTSISTPRNSKRSRSIITNSTATDRATAPPRRRPMSAFEARVSLVLALASQASALSQRRTFVVDTATEAVKYVFPKRFESRNLEEALMAVPDLETVNFTVLSRTEQYEIREVEPYFIAETTMPGKTGFDFNGASRSFNVLAEYLFGKNTTKEKMEMTTPVLTRKDQSVGEKMEMTTPVITKRLEDQDKWQMSFVMPSKYGANLPVPKDPSVRVEEVPRKIIAVLAFSGFVTDEEVKRRESKLREALKSDRQFQIKEGASVEIAQYNPPFTLPFQRRNEIALEVERKEN; the protein is encoded by the exons atgctccTCTGCTACCCTTCTTCAGTTTTTACTATACATGGAACCTCAATTTCCACTCCAAGGAATTCCAAAAGATCTCGCTCTATCATAACCAACTCCACGGCCACCGACCGGGCCACGGCTCCACCGCGGCGGAGACCTATGTCCGCCTTCGAAGCCCGAGTCTCTCTGGTCCTCGCTCTCGCTTCCCAAGCCTCCGCTCTCTCCCAGAGACGTACAT TCGTAGTCGATACGGCGACCGAAGCTGTGAAATACGTGTTCCCGAAAAGGTTCGAGAGTCGGAATCTCGAGGAGGCTCTAATGGCAG TCCCGGACCTAGAGACGGTGAACTTCACTGTTTTGAGCAGGACAGAACAGTACGAGATAAGGGAAGTTGAG CCTTATTTTATAGCGGAGACAACAATGCCTGGGAAGACTGGATTTGACTTCAATGGAGCGTCTCGATCATTCAACGTATTGGCCGAGTACCTGTTTGGTAAG AATACGACCAAGGAGAAAATGGAGATGACTACACCTGTTTTAACGCGAAAGGACCAATCTGTTGGGGAGAAAATGGAGATGACAACTCCAGTGATAACAAAGAGG CTGGAAGATCAAGATAAGTGGCAGATGTCTTTTGTCATGCCCTCAAAGTATGGTGCCAACTTGCCAGTGCCTAAAGATCCATCCGTGAGGGTCGAAGAAGTTCCAAGGAAAATTATTGCAGTTCTTGCCTTTTCAG gCTTTGTGACCGATGAAGAAGTTAAACGGAGGGAGTCAAAGTTAAGAGAAGCTCTGAAAAGTGATAGACAGTTTCAAATAAAAGAGGGTGCTTCAGTGGAAATTGCACAG TATAATCCACCATTTACGCTTCCATTTCAACGCCGCAACGAGATTGCACTGGAAgtagaaaggaaagaaaattag